The stretch of DNA CGAGGACGTCGTGTTCCCTCCCGAGCATCTCGCCGACGGCGTGCTCGGGCTGCAGGAGCTCTTCCGGAAGCACCGCTACGAGGACGCCGTCGTCTTCGGCCACGCGAAGGACGGGAACCTCCACTTCCTGCTCGCGCAGGGAATGGATGCCGACGGCGCCCGTCAGCTGGAGTCCTTCACGGCCGACCTCGCCGACCTCGTGATCGTGCGTCACGCGGGCGCGCTGAAGGCCGAGCACGGGACCGGGCGGAACATGGCCCCGTTCGTCGAGACCGAATGGGGAGCCGACGCCTACGCGGTCATGCGCGAGGTGAAGCGGCTGATCGACCCGGACGGGATCCTCAACCCGGGCGTGCTCCTCAACGACGACCGCCGCGTGCACGTCTCCTCGCTCAAGACGCTTCCCCCGATCGAGGAGGAGGCCGACGCATGCATCGAGTGCGGGTTCTGCGAGCCGCGCTGCCCGAGCCGAGACCTCACCCTCTCGCCGCGGCACCGGATCCTCGTGCGGCGCGAACGCGCGCGCCTGCTCGAGGACGGCCTCGAGGACCAGGCCGTCGCGCTCGAGTCGGAGTCGGCGTACGACGTGCTCGACACCTGCGCGACCGACGGGTTGTGCGCGACCGCCTGCCCGGTCGCGATCGACACCGGCAAGCTCGTGAAACGGCTTCGAGCCGAGGGGCACGGCCCGATCGCGCGGACGACCGCAGCCGCGCTGGCGTCGGGCTTCCGCGTGGTCGAGCCCGCGGCGCGAATGGCCTTGCGACTCGGGCGTTCCGCCGCCTCCACCTTCGGCGACGCCGCGATCTCCGGGGCGACCTCCGCGCTGGGATTTCCGGAGTGGCTTCCCGATTCGCCCCCACCGGCGCCGCCGCTCCCGCGGACCACGCGCGAGGGGGCGGCCGCCGTGTACGTCCCGTCGTGCGTCAGCCGCATCGCCGGGGACGGCGAGCAGGAGTCCCTCGCGGCGACGATCGTGGCCGTCGCCGCGCGCGCTGGGATCGCGGTCTGGATCCCCGGCGACGTCGCCGGGAGCTGTTGCGGGATGCCGTTCGCATCGAAGGGATTCCCCCGCGAGGCGGCGGCGCTCGAACGCGCGTCCCACGCACGGATCGATCGCTGGACCCAAGGGGGGAAGCTCCCGGCCTTCACCGACACGAGCCCCTGCGCCCACCAATGGGGCGGCTCGGTCCTCGACGGCATCGCCTTCGCGCACGACGTGGTCCTGCCGCGACTGCCGATCCGGCGCCGCCTGCCGTCGGTGGCGCTGCACGCCGTCTGCTCGGCGCAAAAGCTCGGGCTCGACGCGAAGTTCCGCGCGATCGCGAGCGCGTGTGCGAGGAACGTGTTCGTTCCGCCCAGCGCCGGTTGCTGCGGCTTCGCCGGGGATCGCGGGTACCTGCACCCCGAGTTGACCGCCTCCGCGACCGCGGAGGAAGCGCGCGAGCTCGCCCACCGCGAGTTCGACGGCTACTACGCGACCAGCCGAACGTGCGAGATCGGCCTCGAGCGCGCGACCGGATGGCCGTGGCGTTCGATCTGGCGACTGCTGGACGCGGCCTCGCGCTAGGTTGCGAGGACCGCGACCCGGTACCACGCGTTGTTCTGGTACCCCTTCGCGTTCCAGATTCCCGCGGGATGCTCCGGCTGCCCGGACCCTGCGTCGTCCCACGCGCGGGCGACGATCGTCCCCGCACCCGGCGCGAGGCGCACGCCGGCGCGGAAGCGCGTCCACGACCACCTCGAGGCGCGACGCTCCAGCGTCGCCTCCACCCAGCTTCCGCCCGCGTCGCCGGAGATCTCGACGCGCGCGATCGTGCGTCCTCCGCCCACGAGCGCGACCCCCGAAACTTCGACGCGCCCCGCAGCGAGTTCCGCGTCGGGCGACGGCGACGTCACGATCGCGTTGACGGGGAACGCGCCGAGCATCGGCCCCGCCTCCGCGCCCGGTGCCGCGTCCGCAGGCAGCAGCCGGTAGGCCCTGCGCTGGAAGTAGTTGTCGCTCGGCTGCGCCTGAACGCGGATCCGCGAGAGCCACTTGACGCTGCGCGCGCCGATGTACCCCGGCACGAGGGCCCGCAGCGGAGCGCCGTGCACCGCCTCCAGGGGCGCGCCGTTCATCCGGTCGGCGAGGAGCACCTCGCCCCCGACCGCCTTCTCGAGGGGGATCGACCCTCCGAAGCCGAAGGTGTCCCCGTGCCGCTCGCAGAGGTCGAGCCCTTCGAAGGCGACGTGCGCGGCGCCGTCGCGCAACCCCGCGACCGCGAGCACGTCCGCGAGCGCGAAACCGCTCCAGGCCGCATTGCTCGCCGCCTCCGGGCCCCACGGGAGCTCGCCGGGGGTCGGCGCGACGGCCATCAGCTCGAGGCGTCGGTTTCCCGCGCAAGGCAACACCGCCTCGACGTCGCGTCGAGGAAGTCGCGCGAGGTCGTCGAGCGAGAGCACGAGCTCGCGGTCGACGAGCCCCTCCACGACGAGTCGGAACGCGGCGCGATCGATGTCGGGAACGTCGGCGTGGTTGCGCACGTAGAAAAGCGGCGTCGGCGTGACGGCCTGCGCACCGAGGAGATCGAGCGGCGCGCCGCCGTTGAACGGAGCCTCGGAGCGCACCACGAACCGCGGGTGTTTTCCGAACCTCAAGCGCTCACCAGGGGTCGTAGCACAGGGTCCGTTCCCGTCGGGACCACGTGCCGTCGGCTTCGCGCGTGTAACACGCGCACTTGAGC from Candidatus Polarisedimenticolaceae bacterium encodes:
- a CDS encoding FAD-binding and (Fe-S)-binding domain-containing protein gives rise to the protein MELRLSLEALLAPDRVLTRPLDLAVYATDASLYRIPPSAVVRPKDVEEIRGLFAFARRQKIPLTFRAAGTSLSGQALGTGIVVDVSRHWRRLDVLDDGRRIRVAPGVIGGFANRALARYGTKLGPDPASIDACMIGGIVANNSSGMCCGIERNAYRTLESLQFVLPSGSVVDSGLPHAGERLRESEPAIWNGLARLRDRVRGDAPLAAKIARKYRLKNTMGYQLNAFVDFHDPLDILWHLVVGSEGTLAFVAEATFRTVPDLPHKATGLQFYETVHAACRAIEPLRESGAAALELMDRASLRAVEGRPGVPASVSQLGNDAAAILVEYQAADAAELDSVSASLTRDAAEQGALWTVRKGIIPSVGARRRRGTTLVTEDVVFPPEHLADGVLGLQELFRKHRYEDAVVFGHAKDGNLHFLLAQGMDADGARQLESFTADLADLVIVRHAGALKAEHGTGRNMAPFVETEWGADAYAVMREVKRLIDPDGILNPGVLLNDDRRVHVSSLKTLPPIEEEADACIECGFCEPRCPSRDLTLSPRHRILVRRERARLLEDGLEDQAVALESESAYDVLDTCATDGLCATACPVAIDTGKLVKRLRAEGHGPIARTTAAALASGFRVVEPAARMALRLGRSAASTFGDAAISGATSALGFPEWLPDSPPPAPPLPRTTREGAAAVYVPSCVSRIAGDGEQESLAATIVAVAARAGIAVWIPGDVAGSCCGMPFASKGFPREAAALERASHARIDRWTQGGKLPAFTDTSPCAHQWGGSVLDGIAFAHDVVLPRLPIRRRLPSVALHAVCSAQKLGLDAKFRAIASACARNVFVPPSAGCCGFAGDRGYLHPELTASATAEEARELAHREFDGYYATSRTCEIGLERATGWPWRSIWRLLDAASR
- a CDS encoding sulfite oxidase, with product MRFGKHPRFVVRSEAPFNGGAPLDLLGAQAVTPTPLFYVRNHADVPDIDRAAFRLVVEGLVDRELVLSLDDLARLPRRDVEAVLPCAGNRRLELMAVAPTPGELPWGPEAASNAAWSGFALADVLAVAGLRDGAAHVAFEGLDLCERHGDTFGFGGSIPLEKAVGGEVLLADRMNGAPLEAVHGAPLRALVPGYIGARSVKWLSRIRVQAQPSDNYFQRRAYRLLPADAAPGAEAGPMLGAFPVNAIVTSPSPDAELAAGRVEVSGVALVGGGRTIARVEISGDAGGSWVEATLERRASRWSWTRFRAGVRLAPGAGTIVARAWDDAGSGQPEHPAGIWNAKGYQNNAWYRVAVLAT